In one Aquila chrysaetos chrysaetos chromosome 24, bAquChr1.4, whole genome shotgun sequence genomic region, the following are encoded:
- the FAM166A gene encoding protein FAM166A — MAAPKENNLFPPNPYYIPGYEGFVPQYNYQFGETFGKTTYRLLTDPGVGKSPRSLLAPLHKQKFVEDFSRTKHGVQGYLPGRLGYFPYEKAGATTSFPEPALGPKPPSLGPGLAEEELTMTHMDPVPQHHPDEYVPRTRLPRGYPQRISCHPASEEREWRLPKLSPACGQGKSFEPSQLGDALAGSKPVSGFGWKRCLVRGAAAKGWVLGTGGHGRALLGLGVVKREFHMGMDGKNRKFRVSCREMSNTQTLLAVANPPHLQEIVLIINYSSFDFTRNSWICSWCKAGKKWKWQLPFTGFGSDLSNGAKGRSGFYWCLFFFCFYFEPVKIEGMTLPGVAETMDVEQDNRLPKLDVPNAIQQKVIPGYAGFIPRLTWINGVNYIQGVKEAMNEFDRHQFLQRNPACSFGKRFPQTYWPTNRIYTSAGLIPSYMGFVPGLRHTYSLTFGNSTRKAYEKEQRRQACAL, encoded by the exons ATGGCAGCCCCAAAGGAAAATAACCTCTTCCCTCCCAATCCCTACTATATCCCCGG CTATGAGGGCTTCGTCCCTCAGTACAACTATCAGTTTGGAGAAACCTTTGGCAAAACCACGTACCGCCTGCTGACAGATCCTGGTGTTGGGAAGAGCCCTCGCTCCTTGCTGGCACCGCTGCACAAGCAGAAGTTCGTTGAGGACTTCAGCAGGACGAAGCATGGCGTCCAGGGTTATCTCCCTGGGCGTCTAG GGTACTTTCCCTATGAGAAAGCTGGGGCCACAACAAGCTTTCCTGAACCAGCCCTTGGGCCAAAACCTCCCTCACTGGGGCCAGGGCTGGCGGAGGAAGAGCTGACGATGACACACATGGACCCCGTGCCCCAGCATCACCCCGACGAGTATGTCCCGAGGACACGACTGCCACGTGGGTACCCGCAGAGGATTTCATGCCATCCTGCCTCTGAGGAGCGAGAGTGGCGATTGCCCAAGCTAAGCCCAGCTTGTGGACAGGGAAAAAGTTTCGAACCCAGCCAGCTCGGCGATGCCTTGGCAGGAAGCAAACCGGTAAGTGGTTTTGGGTGGAAGAGATGCCTGGTAAGGGGTGCTGCTGCGAAGGGATGGGTTTTGGGGACTGGTGGGCATGGAAGGGCTCTCCTTGGTCTAGGAGTGGTGAAGAGGGAATTTCACATGGGCATGGATGGCAAGAACAGAAAGTTTAGAGTGTCGTGTAGAGAAATGTCAAATACACAAACTCTTCTAGCAGTAGCAAATCCACCACATCTTCAGGAAATTGTTCTAATCATTAACTACTCTTCC TTTGACTTTACCAGAAATTCTTGGATTTGCTCTTGGTGTAAAGCtgggaagaaatggaaatggcAGTTGCCATTCACAGGTTTTGGCAGTGATCTAAGCAATGGAGCCAAAGGAAGAAGTGGGTTCTactggtgtttattttttttctgcttttattttgagcCTGTAAAAATTGAAGGTATGACACTGCCAGGAGTAGCTGAAACCATGGATGTGGAGCAAGATAATCGGTTACCAAAACTGGATGTACCAAATGCAATCCAACAGAAAGTCATTCCAG GGTATGCTGGATTCATTCCCCGTCTCACCTGGATTAATGGTGTGAACTACATCCAGGGTGTGAAGGAAGCAATGAACGAATTTGACCGACATCAG tttttgcAGAGAAACCCAGCTTGCAGCTTTGGCAAGAGATTTCCCCAAACATACTGGCCTACCAACAGAATTTATACCAGCGCTGGACTGATACCTTCCTACATGGGCTTTGTACCAG gccTCCGACACACCTACTCGCTTACTTTCGGAAACAGCACCCGAAAAGCTTAcgaaaaagaacaaaggagaCAAGCTTGTGCActgtga
- the TUBB4B gene encoding tubulin beta-4B chain encodes MREIVHLQAGQCGNQIGAKFWEVISDEHGIDPTGTYHGDSDLQLERINVYYNEATGGKYVPRAVLVDLEPGTMDSVRSGPFGQIFRPDNFVFGQSGAGNNWAKGHYTEGAELVDSVLDVVRKEAESCDCLQGFQLTHSLGGGTGSGMGTLLISKIREEYPDRIMNTFSVVPSPKVSDTVVEPYNATLSVHQLVENTDETYCIDNEALYDICFRTLKLTTPTYGDLNHLVSATMSGVTTCLRFPGQLNADLRKLAVNMVPFPRLHFFMPGFAPLTSRGSQQYRALTVPELTQQMFDAKNMMAACDPRHGRYLTVAAVFRGRMSMKEVDEQMLNVQNKNSSYFVEWIPNNVKTAVCDIPPRGLKMSATFIGNSTAIQELFKRISEQFTAMFRRKAFLHWYTGEGMDEMEFTEAESNMNDLVSEYQQYQDATAEEEGEFEEEAEEEAE; translated from the exons ATGAGGGAGATCGTGCACCTGCAGGCCGGGCAGTGCGGAAACCAGATCGGAGCCAAG TTTTGGGAGGTGATCAGCGACGAGCACGGCATCGACCCAACCGGTACCTACCATGGAGACAGCGACCTGCAGCTGGAGCGCATTAACGTCTACTACAACGAGGCCACAG GTGGCAAGTACGTGCCCCGCGCCGTGCTGGTGGACCTGGAGCCCGGCACCATGGACTCGGTGCGCTCCGGGCCCTTCGGCCAGATATTCAGGCCGGACAACTTCGTGTTCG GTCAGAGCGGAGCAGGAAACAACTGGGCAAAGGGCCATTATACGGAAGGTGCTGAATTAGTTGATTCTGTGTTAGATGTTGTcagaaaggaggcagaaagcTGTGATTGTCTCCAGGGCTTCCAGCTTACTCACTCTCTTGGTGGTGGTACAGGCTCTGGCATGGGTACCCTCCTCATCAGCAAAATTCGTGAAGAGTACCCAGACCGAATTATGAATACTTTCAGTGTTGTACCCTCCCCTAAAGTATCAGATACTGTCGTAGAGCCCTACAATGCCACACTCTCGGTGCACCAGCTTGTGGAGAACACAGATGAAACATACTGTATTGATAACGAAGCCCTCTATGACATATGCTTCAGAACACTGAAGTTAACTACCCCGACGTATGGTGATCTGAACCATTTAGTGTCAGCAACCATGAGCGGTGTTACCACCTGCCTGCGATTCCCAGGCCAGCTTAATGCTGACCTGCGGAAGCTGGCAGTGAACATGGTTCCCTTTCCCCGTTTGCACTTTTTCATGCCTGGTTTTGCCCCGCTCACAAGCCGTGGGAGCCAGCAGTATCGTGCTTTAACTGTGCCAGAGCTAACACAGCAGATGTTTGATGCAAAGAATATGATGGCTGCGTGTGACCCACGTCACGGCCGCTATCTGACCGTAGCTGCTGTTTTTAGAGGCCGTATGTCGATGAAAGAGGTCGATGAGCAAATGCTGAACGttcagaacaaaaatagcaGCTATTTTGTTGAATGGATTCCTAATAATGTTAAAACAGCGGTCTGTGACATTCCACCTCGTGGCCTGAAAATGTCTGCCACCTTCATTGGTAACAGCACAGCCATCCAGGAGCTGTTCAAACGCATTTCTGAGCAGTTCACTGCCATGTTCCGCCGAAAGGCTTTCCTGCACTGGTACACTGGCGAGGGCATGGACGAGATGGAGTTCACAGAGGCTGAGAGCAACATGAATGACCTGGTGTCTGAGTATCAGCAGTACCAGGATGCTACAGCTGAGGAGGAGGGTGAGTttgaggaggaggctgaggaagaggcagagtAA